Proteins found in one Panicum hallii strain FIL2 chromosome 4, PHallii_v3.1, whole genome shotgun sequence genomic segment:
- the LOC112890164 gene encoding uncharacterized protein LOC112890164 isoform X2, giving the protein MFVGTQDKCVVCNKTVYPLEKVALNGSSYHKSCFRCTHGGCMLSPSNHITHEGKLYCKTHHSQLFMVKGNFSQFEDNSGNAKVATEKPPETEATKNLDQGDGLTDKPSEAELTAENSPQNDVAAEKQLQSSTDAIKPSESITTMQTPAGSEGATESESKSNVVDKKASENSVEKPLQNSVNDVKPSGRGAAIRKPWQRSLQTDKLLPTSTTTEKPSLSGAAIENPSPNNGVDMKKSESSTVAKRSWQQSAATENPPQSILPLDKPSVTSADDAKASETSKVVKKPWQRTVAAEKQTQNSAPTEKPQNSVATEKSSLTTDMKPLDNNMEVKSPWGRRVFNHKPLKSNIDTVKPSASSVVDVKPAETSSVTPVPQQHTENIEKPSDTSANDAKSANDTKSTDDVKPSDTSTDDAKNANDIKRTDDVKPSENTATEVRKSWQRNVGAEKQPQSSAIDAKTTESSGAIKRLWQRNVATEKPSKSDMAVVTPSQSSLAVSKPFQSNTATKRPWQRSMAPEKQKDSDLTSNKPLQSKPLQSKTVVESPLESNTAVKEMLQSITPAEEPQQVTLATESILQISKDTKKNGYTTEKPPTTETAEARSLPTSILECDVSLESVVKTESSQSDTSTEKMPQSTITEKVESILKPLQNDTAHQNISERELATGNILESAMAVEKPHPSTSITDKPLIEDVADEPVQTNEPSEQPLQNKDAVEKPYQSDEIVADMTGSEVSREKTLEPESDATPNKSNKDPSEHEGLRSGESSLDSKSNPNAEQPLVPQVVVAEKAAFQITEAENDAVAGHSSESQSMAPGEIPNEQPSEHQKDVAVEQPLEPQHEKDSGNPLEPESHITAESQKDANQSAEQSSEPQINESNASFNKPSESQTDATAMEPPEPQIHAAPDKATDQPLKSRDDASVERPPGTDNNANSDKPSESSSATDALSVDHPNNNITIDEPVLGGISDETSHQSSAPIETPSGSETVVEDSTHNKETSMKPSEESIAIEKPSEKEEMSVKPPEDKADAELSEDNASLEKQLEADEASAKPSEDIVSPDKPMEEGEASVEPSENNASPGKPSEENEESVKPQKDVVTPEKPLEEGGASTEPSEDNAALEEPKEEEKVIHKLSEDSVALEKPSEEGEANAEPSKDTAARGETNEEDEVIAKSSEASVALEKPLEEREATAEQPEENAAMGKPLEEDEANDEPSEDSEALGKLQEEVVDSVKPSEPEEDVAPEKSAADKPSEEVVNEKPSHDDAIVEPPSQDDTATATEKTAATTDTAETARESS; this is encoded by the exons ATGTTTGTTGGCACACAGGATAAGTGTGTAGTTTGTAACAAGACTGTGTACCCTCTTGAAAAG GTTGCCCTGAATGGAAGTTCTTATCACAAATCATGCTTCCGTTGCACCCATGGTGGCTGTATGCTTAGCCCATCCAACCATATCACGCATGAAGGCAAACTTTACTGCAAGACCCACCATTCTCAATTGTTTATGGTTAAGGGAAATTTCAGTCAATTTGAGGACAACTCTGGTAATGCAAAAGTGGCTACCGAGAAACCACCAGAAACAGAAGCCACCAAGAACCTAGATCAAGGTGATGGACTCACAGACAAACCATCAGAAGCCGAGCTTACAGCTGAAAATTCACCACAAAATGATGTTGCAGCTGAAAAACAACTGCAAAGTAGCACTGATGCCATAAAACCATCTGAAAGCATTACAACCATGCAGACACCAGCAGGAAGTGAAGGAGCTACTGAGAGTGAGTCAAAGAGTAATGTTGTCGACAAGAAAGCATCAGAAAATAGTGTAGAAAAGCCACTGCAGAACAGTGTGAATGATGTAAAGCCTTCAGGAAGGGGTGCAGCCATAAGAAAGCCATGGCAGCGTAGTCTTCAAACAGATAAACTGTTACCGACTAGTACAACCACTGAAAAGCCATCACTGAGTGGTGCTGCCATTGAGAACCCATCACCAAACAACGGGGTTGATATGAAAAAATCTGAAAGCAGCACAGTTGCCAAAAGGTCATGGCAACAAAGTGCAGCTACTGAGAATCCACCACAGAGCATTTTACCATTGGATAAGCCATCAGTGACCAGTGCAGATGATGCAAAGGCATCAGAAACTAGCAAAGTGGTCAAAAAACCATGGCAACGCACTGTGGCTGCTGAGAAGCAAACACAGAACAGTGCACCAACTGAGAAGCCACAGAACAGTGTAGCTACTGAGAAGTCATCACTGACGACTGACATGAAGCCATTAGATAATAACATGGAAGTTAAAAGTCCATGGGGACGCAGGGTATTCAATCATAAGCCACTGAAGAGCAATATAGATACTGTGAAACCGTCTGCAAGCAGTGTGGTTGATGTGAAGCCAGCAGAAACCAGTTCAGTAACCCCTGTGCCACAGCAACACACAGAAAACATTGAGAAACCTTCAGACACCAGTGCAAATGATGCGAAGAGTGCAAATGATACGAAGAGTACAGATGATGTGAAGCCATCAGACACCAGTACAGATGATGCAAAGAATGCAAATGATATAAAGCGTACAGATGATGTAAAGCCATCAGAGAACACTGCAACAGAAGTTAGAAAGTCATGGCAACGCAATGTAGGCGCTGAGAAGCAACCCCAGAGCAGTGCAATTGATGCAAAGACTACAGAAAGTAGTGGAGCGATCAAAAGGCTGTGGCAGCGCAATGTGGCAACTGAGAAGCCCTCAAAAAGTGATATGGCAGTTGTGACACCATCACAGAGCAGTCTTGCTGTCTCCAAGCCTTTCCAAAGTAATACGGCCACGAAGAGGCCATGGCAAAGAAGCATGGCTCCAGAAAAACAGAAAGATAGTGATTTAACTAGCAATAAGCCATTGCAAAGTAAGCCACTGCAAAGCAAGACAGTTGTTGAGAGTCCCCTGGAAAGCAACACAGCTGTCAAGGAAATGTTACAAAGCATCACACCTGCTGAGGAACCACAGCAAGTCACTTTGGCCACTGAAAGCATATTGCAAATCAGCAAAGATACAAAGAAGAATGGTTATACTACCGAGAAGCCACCGACAACTGAGACAGCTGAAGCGCGGTCACTTCCTACAAGTATATTGGAATGTGATGTTTCCTTAGAAAGTGTTGTTAAAACTGAATCATCACAGAGTGACACTTCTACTGAGAAGATGCCTCAAAGCACTATCACTGAGAAGGTAGAAAGTATATTGAAGCCACTCCAAAATGATACAGCCCATCAGAATATCTCGGAGAGAGAGCTGGCGACTGGGAACATATTGGAAAGTGCCATGGCTGTCGAAAAGCCACATCCGAGCACTTCAATCACCGATAAGCCATTGATAGAAGATGTTGCAGACGAGCCAGTTCAAACCAATGAACCGTCTGAGCAGCCACTGCAAAATAAAGACGCTGTTGAGAAGCCATATCAAAGTGACGAGATAGTTGCAGACATGACAGGAAGTGAAGTATCTCGTGAGAAGACGCTAGAGCCTGAAAGTGATGCCACTCCCAATAAATCAAACAAGGATCCGTCAGAACATGAAGGTCTTCGATCTGGCGAGAGTTCTCTGGACTCCAAAAGCAATCCAAATGCTGAGCAGCCATTAGTACCTCAAGTTGTTGTGGCAGAGAAGGCAGCTTTCCAGATTacagaagcagaaaatgatgcAGTTGCTGGGCACTCGTCAGAATCTCAGAGCATGGCACCTGGCGAGATTCCAAATGAGCAACCATCAGAACATCAGAAGGATGTGGCTGTGGAGCAACCACTGGAACCTCAACATGAAAAAGATTCTGGGAATCCGCTAGAGCCTGAAAGCCACATAACTGCAGAATCACAAAAAGATGCAAATCAGTCAGCCGAGCAGTCATCAGAACCGCAAATCAATGAGAGCAATGCATCTTTCAATAAGCCATCAGAGTCTCAAACTGATGCAACTGCCATGGAACCACCAGAACCTCAAATTCATGCTGCTCCTGATAAGGCAACTGATCAGCCATTGAAGTCTCGTGATGATGCATCTGTTGAGAGGCCACCTGGAACTGACAATAACGCTAATTCTGATAAACCGTCAGAAAGCAGCTCAGCTACTGATGCACTGTCTGTAGACCATCCAAACAACAACATAACTATTGATGAACCTGTACTAGGAGGCATTTCTGATGAAACATCACATCAGAGCAGTGCACCCATAGAAACACCATCTGGAAGTGAGACAGTTGTTGAGGATTCAACACACAACAAAGAAACCAGTATGAAACCATCTGAGGAAAGCATAGCTATTGAGAAGCCATCTGAGAAAGAAGAGATGAGTGTCAAGCCCCCGGAAGACAAGGCAGATGCAGAGCTATCGGAAGACAATGCTTCTCTTGAGAAACAATTGGAGGCTGATGAGGCGAGTGCCAAACCTTCAGAGGATATTGTTTCTCCTGACAAGCCAATGGAGGAGGGAGAGGCAAGTGTTGAGCCATCAGAAAACAATGCTTCTCCTGGGAAACCATCGGAGGAAAATGAGGAGAGTGTCAAACCACAGAAGGATGTTGTAACTCCAGAGAAGCCATTGGAGGAAGGTGGGGCAAGCACGGAGCCATCAGAAGACAATGCTGCTCTTGAGGAaccaaaggaagaagaaaaggtgATTCACAAGCTGTCTGAGGACAGTGTAGCCCTTGAGAAGCCATCAGAGGAAGGCGAGGCGAATGCAGAGCCATCAAAAGACACTGCTGCTCGTGGAGAAACAAATGAGGAAGATGAGGTGATTGCCAAGTCATCCGAGGCCAGTGTGGCTCTTGAGAAACCATTGGAGGAAAGGGAGGCAACCGCAGAGCAGCCAGAAGAAAATGCTGCTATGGGAAAACCATTGGAGGAAGATGAGGCAAATGACGAGCCATCAGAGGACAGCGAGGCTCTTGGGAAGCTTCAGGAGGAAGTGGTTGACAGTGTCAAACCATCAGAGCCAGAGGAGGACGTGGCTCCTGAGAAATCAGCCGCTGACAAGCCATCAGAAGAAGTGGTCAATGAGAAGCCGTCTCACGACGATGCTATTGTCGAGCCGCCATCTCAGGACGACACGGCCACTGCCACTGAGAAGACCGCAGCTACAACTGACACTGCAGAAACTGCCCGAGAGAGCAGTTAG
- the LOC112890164 gene encoding uncharacterized protein LOC112890164 isoform X1 has translation MSGAWGGTTQKCASCGRTVYPVEELAADGRVYHRPCFRCHHCKSTLQFSNYSSVEGVLYCKPHYDQILKSTGSLDKSFEGVSRSAKPEKSNGHKGQQRSKFSSMFVGTQDKCVVCNKTVYPLEKVALNGSSYHKSCFRCTHGGCMLSPSNHITHEGKLYCKTHHSQLFMVKGNFSQFEDNSGNAKVATEKPPETEATKNLDQGDGLTDKPSEAELTAENSPQNDVAAEKQLQSSTDAIKPSESITTMQTPAGSEGATESESKSNVVDKKASENSVEKPLQNSVNDVKPSGRGAAIRKPWQRSLQTDKLLPTSTTTEKPSLSGAAIENPSPNNGVDMKKSESSTVAKRSWQQSAATENPPQSILPLDKPSVTSADDAKASETSKVVKKPWQRTVAAEKQTQNSAPTEKPQNSVATEKSSLTTDMKPLDNNMEVKSPWGRRVFNHKPLKSNIDTVKPSASSVVDVKPAETSSVTPVPQQHTENIEKPSDTSANDAKSANDTKSTDDVKPSDTSTDDAKNANDIKRTDDVKPSENTATEVRKSWQRNVGAEKQPQSSAIDAKTTESSGAIKRLWQRNVATEKPSKSDMAVVTPSQSSLAVSKPFQSNTATKRPWQRSMAPEKQKDSDLTSNKPLQSKPLQSKTVVESPLESNTAVKEMLQSITPAEEPQQVTLATESILQISKDTKKNGYTTEKPPTTETAEARSLPTSILECDVSLESVVKTESSQSDTSTEKMPQSTITEKVESILKPLQNDTAHQNISERELATGNILESAMAVEKPHPSTSITDKPLIEDVADEPVQTNEPSEQPLQNKDAVEKPYQSDEIVADMTGSEVSREKTLEPESDATPNKSNKDPSEHEGLRSGESSLDSKSNPNAEQPLVPQVVVAEKAAFQITEAENDAVAGHSSESQSMAPGEIPNEQPSEHQKDVAVEQPLEPQHEKDSGNPLEPESHITAESQKDANQSAEQSSEPQINESNASFNKPSESQTDATAMEPPEPQIHAAPDKATDQPLKSRDDASVERPPGTDNNANSDKPSESSSATDALSVDHPNNNITIDEPVLGGISDETSHQSSAPIETPSGSETVVEDSTHNKETSMKPSEESIAIEKPSEKEEMSVKPPEDKADAELSEDNASLEKQLEADEASAKPSEDIVSPDKPMEEGEASVEPSENNASPGKPSEENEESVKPQKDVVTPEKPLEEGGASTEPSEDNAALEEPKEEEKVIHKLSEDSVALEKPSEEGEANAEPSKDTAARGETNEEDEVIAKSSEASVALEKPLEEREATAEQPEENAAMGKPLEEDEANDEPSEDSEALGKLQEEVVDSVKPSEPEEDVAPEKSAADKPSEEVVNEKPSHDDAIVEPPSQDDTATATEKTAATTDTAETARESS, from the exons ATGTCGGGGGCGTGGGGCGGCACCACGCAGAAGTGCGCGTCGTGCGGCCGGACGGTCTACCCCGTCGAGGAGCTCGCTGCCGACGGGCGCGTCTACCACCGCCCCTGCTTTCGGTGCCACCACTGCAAGAGCACGCTCCAG TTTAGTAATTATTCTTCTGTTGAAGGTGTCTTGTACTGCAAGCCTCACTATGACCAGATACTGAAGTCAACAGGAAGTTTGGACAAAAGTTTTGAAG GTGTGTCCAGATCAGCTAAGCCAGAAAAATCAAATGGACATAAG GGCCAGCAAAGAAGTAAATTCTCTAGCATGTTTGTTGGCACACAGGATAAGTGTGTAGTTTGTAACAAGACTGTGTACCCTCTTGAAAAG GTTGCCCTGAATGGAAGTTCTTATCACAAATCATGCTTCCGTTGCACCCATGGTGGCTGTATGCTTAGCCCATCCAACCATATCACGCATGAAGGCAAACTTTACTGCAAGACCCACCATTCTCAATTGTTTATGGTTAAGGGAAATTTCAGTCAATTTGAGGACAACTCTGGTAATGCAAAAGTGGCTACCGAGAAACCACCAGAAACAGAAGCCACCAAGAACCTAGATCAAGGTGATGGACTCACAGACAAACCATCAGAAGCCGAGCTTACAGCTGAAAATTCACCACAAAATGATGTTGCAGCTGAAAAACAACTGCAAAGTAGCACTGATGCCATAAAACCATCTGAAAGCATTACAACCATGCAGACACCAGCAGGAAGTGAAGGAGCTACTGAGAGTGAGTCAAAGAGTAATGTTGTCGACAAGAAAGCATCAGAAAATAGTGTAGAAAAGCCACTGCAGAACAGTGTGAATGATGTAAAGCCTTCAGGAAGGGGTGCAGCCATAAGAAAGCCATGGCAGCGTAGTCTTCAAACAGATAAACTGTTACCGACTAGTACAACCACTGAAAAGCCATCACTGAGTGGTGCTGCCATTGAGAACCCATCACCAAACAACGGGGTTGATATGAAAAAATCTGAAAGCAGCACAGTTGCCAAAAGGTCATGGCAACAAAGTGCAGCTACTGAGAATCCACCACAGAGCATTTTACCATTGGATAAGCCATCAGTGACCAGTGCAGATGATGCAAAGGCATCAGAAACTAGCAAAGTGGTCAAAAAACCATGGCAACGCACTGTGGCTGCTGAGAAGCAAACACAGAACAGTGCACCAACTGAGAAGCCACAGAACAGTGTAGCTACTGAGAAGTCATCACTGACGACTGACATGAAGCCATTAGATAATAACATGGAAGTTAAAAGTCCATGGGGACGCAGGGTATTCAATCATAAGCCACTGAAGAGCAATATAGATACTGTGAAACCGTCTGCAAGCAGTGTGGTTGATGTGAAGCCAGCAGAAACCAGTTCAGTAACCCCTGTGCCACAGCAACACACAGAAAACATTGAGAAACCTTCAGACACCAGTGCAAATGATGCGAAGAGTGCAAATGATACGAAGAGTACAGATGATGTGAAGCCATCAGACACCAGTACAGATGATGCAAAGAATGCAAATGATATAAAGCGTACAGATGATGTAAAGCCATCAGAGAACACTGCAACAGAAGTTAGAAAGTCATGGCAACGCAATGTAGGCGCTGAGAAGCAACCCCAGAGCAGTGCAATTGATGCAAAGACTACAGAAAGTAGTGGAGCGATCAAAAGGCTGTGGCAGCGCAATGTGGCAACTGAGAAGCCCTCAAAAAGTGATATGGCAGTTGTGACACCATCACAGAGCAGTCTTGCTGTCTCCAAGCCTTTCCAAAGTAATACGGCCACGAAGAGGCCATGGCAAAGAAGCATGGCTCCAGAAAAACAGAAAGATAGTGATTTAACTAGCAATAAGCCATTGCAAAGTAAGCCACTGCAAAGCAAGACAGTTGTTGAGAGTCCCCTGGAAAGCAACACAGCTGTCAAGGAAATGTTACAAAGCATCACACCTGCTGAGGAACCACAGCAAGTCACTTTGGCCACTGAAAGCATATTGCAAATCAGCAAAGATACAAAGAAGAATGGTTATACTACCGAGAAGCCACCGACAACTGAGACAGCTGAAGCGCGGTCACTTCCTACAAGTATATTGGAATGTGATGTTTCCTTAGAAAGTGTTGTTAAAACTGAATCATCACAGAGTGACACTTCTACTGAGAAGATGCCTCAAAGCACTATCACTGAGAAGGTAGAAAGTATATTGAAGCCACTCCAAAATGATACAGCCCATCAGAATATCTCGGAGAGAGAGCTGGCGACTGGGAACATATTGGAAAGTGCCATGGCTGTCGAAAAGCCACATCCGAGCACTTCAATCACCGATAAGCCATTGATAGAAGATGTTGCAGACGAGCCAGTTCAAACCAATGAACCGTCTGAGCAGCCACTGCAAAATAAAGACGCTGTTGAGAAGCCATATCAAAGTGACGAGATAGTTGCAGACATGACAGGAAGTGAAGTATCTCGTGAGAAGACGCTAGAGCCTGAAAGTGATGCCACTCCCAATAAATCAAACAAGGATCCGTCAGAACATGAAGGTCTTCGATCTGGCGAGAGTTCTCTGGACTCCAAAAGCAATCCAAATGCTGAGCAGCCATTAGTACCTCAAGTTGTTGTGGCAGAGAAGGCAGCTTTCCAGATTacagaagcagaaaatgatgcAGTTGCTGGGCACTCGTCAGAATCTCAGAGCATGGCACCTGGCGAGATTCCAAATGAGCAACCATCAGAACATCAGAAGGATGTGGCTGTGGAGCAACCACTGGAACCTCAACATGAAAAAGATTCTGGGAATCCGCTAGAGCCTGAAAGCCACATAACTGCAGAATCACAAAAAGATGCAAATCAGTCAGCCGAGCAGTCATCAGAACCGCAAATCAATGAGAGCAATGCATCTTTCAATAAGCCATCAGAGTCTCAAACTGATGCAACTGCCATGGAACCACCAGAACCTCAAATTCATGCTGCTCCTGATAAGGCAACTGATCAGCCATTGAAGTCTCGTGATGATGCATCTGTTGAGAGGCCACCTGGAACTGACAATAACGCTAATTCTGATAAACCGTCAGAAAGCAGCTCAGCTACTGATGCACTGTCTGTAGACCATCCAAACAACAACATAACTATTGATGAACCTGTACTAGGAGGCATTTCTGATGAAACATCACATCAGAGCAGTGCACCCATAGAAACACCATCTGGAAGTGAGACAGTTGTTGAGGATTCAACACACAACAAAGAAACCAGTATGAAACCATCTGAGGAAAGCATAGCTATTGAGAAGCCATCTGAGAAAGAAGAGATGAGTGTCAAGCCCCCGGAAGACAAGGCAGATGCAGAGCTATCGGAAGACAATGCTTCTCTTGAGAAACAATTGGAGGCTGATGAGGCGAGTGCCAAACCTTCAGAGGATATTGTTTCTCCTGACAAGCCAATGGAGGAGGGAGAGGCAAGTGTTGAGCCATCAGAAAACAATGCTTCTCCTGGGAAACCATCGGAGGAAAATGAGGAGAGTGTCAAACCACAGAAGGATGTTGTAACTCCAGAGAAGCCATTGGAGGAAGGTGGGGCAAGCACGGAGCCATCAGAAGACAATGCTGCTCTTGAGGAaccaaaggaagaagaaaaggtgATTCACAAGCTGTCTGAGGACAGTGTAGCCCTTGAGAAGCCATCAGAGGAAGGCGAGGCGAATGCAGAGCCATCAAAAGACACTGCTGCTCGTGGAGAAACAAATGAGGAAGATGAGGTGATTGCCAAGTCATCCGAGGCCAGTGTGGCTCTTGAGAAACCATTGGAGGAAAGGGAGGCAACCGCAGAGCAGCCAGAAGAAAATGCTGCTATGGGAAAACCATTGGAGGAAGATGAGGCAAATGACGAGCCATCAGAGGACAGCGAGGCTCTTGGGAAGCTTCAGGAGGAAGTGGTTGACAGTGTCAAACCATCAGAGCCAGAGGAGGACGTGGCTCCTGAGAAATCAGCCGCTGACAAGCCATCAGAAGAAGTGGTCAATGAGAAGCCGTCTCACGACGATGCTATTGTCGAGCCGCCATCTCAGGACGACACGGCCACTGCCACTGAGAAGACCGCAGCTACAACTGACACTGCAGAAACTGCCCGAGAGAGCAGTTAG